caaccccccccctcctcataTGAATTTTAATAGTTCGAGACATTCTCAagcctccagcatgattttaaatttctccagaaggcatggAAATCATTTTAGGCAGCCAAAAACGAGCTGTGGCTTAGTCCCGACCCATTTActgagtttattcacattttaaaaaaatcaaacatattATGTtcgtaagtaaattttaaaaatttgcacgaatggccGTATCTTACCTAAAACCACCTCTCCCCATCAGAATTTCATCGgtttgagccattttggagcttccatcgagatttttgattttccaaaaaattaaaattttttccagaaggcgcagaaattaatttgagcagctaaaaatttggttctaTTTCCAAATGGACACTTCGagtctgtattttttttaccagcatATTTTCAATGATAACTGGAAACTACTGCTCACAAAAAGTAGAGGAAGACGTTTACTTGGAAATCGTctgaaaatgtgaataaactcttCGAACAAGTCGAGAATACgccacaatttgatttttggagaatctaGATTGTCCAGAAATGGTGATATTTTATTCGGAGAGTTGATATCagttttaaaaccaatttttgtcatttttgcagaataaatagaatttttttatgtaatgtCGGTGAATTTagtcagttttcaatttttgaaaatttactaaatttgggttcagaattttttttgaaataatagaGGAAGAAATGGCacaaaaatttcctgaaaatgcAGTCCTGTTCAGAGGAGGAGGGAAGTTTTTGCATCAAACGATCTCACTgatcaaaaatattaatatgaAACCCATTTccttaacatttttttgtaaagtatctattttttaaaatttttaaatgcaaacatttttggataaaacgttgaaatttttcaacaaattggtGCAATATTTTAGGATTACAAAatataaatgcatttttttatacctaggtacagatcattaaaaaaaatctaaaaaaaatgtcggctGTTCATCTGATAATAAcaatgactaatttttttttctcaacagcaTCTCGTAGTTAGACTTTCCACGTGAAgcctaattgaaaaaattaagaaaaaaaattgccagacTTGATAACGAACTTTACTAATTTGACGAATAATCTCCTTAAACGAAGTGcactggaaaaattttcgtaaaaaaatttactcgattAAAAAGtcgagaattaaattttcaaaaactcatttgaGGTGACTTTCAAACAACtgcaaactttccaaaaaaaaatctcgttcaaattttgatcctACTTAATGACTCTCAAACCCAAGattaaaagtgagaaaaaaattcacgtaatTTTTTCTCCCTATCTCGACAATgtaatcgaaatgaaaaactctAGCAAATAAGAACCCTTTTGCTGCGACTACATTATCGAAAacgaaggggaaaaaaatcattaataaatCGTACTCGAAAGAAATTAAATGccggttgaaaaattcataattttttacgagtacctaggtaaaaaaaaagagcaaaaaaaattgaacacgaaaaaaaaattatattaaagaACGAGAGAAAGAtgatataaattgaaaataaaaaccaacgTTTGAGAACAACTTTTGGAATATAAAAATTCACAGcgagttttcctttttttcttcattttctttcaatGCTTTATCAatgaagagtgaaaaaaaccTCGAAGGTAATATTTCCAAACGAAGTCAACGATTTGGAACTGTGAAAAGAAACGCATTTGCTCATTTAATAGCGAATACTTTATCCTAAATTAACTGTTTACCTATTTACGCCAACatgtttgaggaaatttttcaccCACGTAGAACTTGACGACGGTGACGATGGTGCCTTTGAACGGAAAGGGTTAGGGTGAGGGGGagataaattaataaatacaACGGGAAAAGAAACACATAGGCTTTCGAGGTTTTATACTTTAGCCTACACCAGATCGACAGTATATTTGTTTACGTTGCGGCATTTACGAAGAATTTCTTTGATGTGTATGGTTAAAGTGAACCCTTGTAAATGCGATCGAATTTTATTTGCCAGTGTAAACGAATATAATTTGGTACGTACGAGTTCATTTGTATATTACGTAAACGTAAACGTTTGCTGCTTTTCGAGAAGCGTCAAGGAATACCCTCGAATGTAGAAAACGCCACTTTTGAttatattttctttaaaatagaGGAAGCAAATTTGCTGCAGCTccaagttatcaaaaatttcgcGCCGTGTTTGCGAGAAGAACAATGGTCGTATAGTATTTTTACACGTGTCGTTGTAGTAATTTTCTTAGTACTTTGTGGCTGGTTCATTAGTGGATATATAAAAGACCAAGGCATCGGATAATTATCCACACACTATACGTTTCACTCTCTACACAGTAAATAAATACACAAGGtgctgctttttttttctcctctcatTCTGTTCTTCGCAGTGTACGGCATTAAGAGTCGAGTATGTCACACGCATACGAaaccaaataggtaggtaggtataccacTAATGCGAACATACACCGGAGTAGAATAAGTGCTAAGTGCTAAGTAAACATTTAAACCCCTTCAGCGAATATTTTTCctatgttgaaaattacctcaGAGTGTACGTTTTTTCCCTCTGTCTCACTCTCGCCCTGAAACGTACATTTACCAGAAGCACGTGACATTATCAAATACCTGTTATCGAGCTATTCGACTAAAAATATTGCTTAACTGTGATAAACGACCAGCACCATCGTATCTTTTTTAAATTCCGCTTTCGAAATGAAGAATTCTTCCTATATTCGAACTTGACGTCATTAAAAAGACCGATTTTCAGCAATTATCGTCATCTAAACCGCACACGAATTGCGAATACGAGTTCTTCTTTATACTCAATATTTTAACCCAAAATACCTCATCcttatggagttttttttttttgagtaaatgaattCCGAGTTGATTCGTTTGTTATTTATTGTTGTTACTACTGGGTTTACTCTTATACAATATTCGTTTGGTGTGCACACGAGTATACGTGGAAAATGTTGTATAAAAATAAAGTCGGTCCTTTGAAGTGTCCCTGGAGAGAGTATAAGAACACATACTTTCTCGAATGTACACATATGTACGCGAATATAAGTCTGGAGAAAAAATCTGCAGCACCAAAGACGTCATATAACGAATTGACAACTTGACTGAAAGAATGAGAGAAAAGGTCATTGACTTGATagataaaatttttgcatcGATTCGATATGGTAGGTAAGCAACGAGAGGACTCTGTGAGCTGATAACACGATGGTATAAGGATAAGTAAATAAACCATATTAGTCACTTGAAAACTTTCAACGTTGTTGCGTCGCTTGTACTTATTAATATGAACTTCTCTTGTAATAACTTTTTGAAAGCTGTatgtcagtttgaaaattttgtattaaaCTAATTTCCTCGTACCCATTTTATGTTAAACAGTAACTAATATTGTTAAATGTTAATCTTCGACTTGTAAATCTTAGCTTTGAGAGTTTCAGGGGTGACTTTTAATGAAAGAAATTCGTTTTGGAAGCTTTTGTTTCCACTATCGTTATGTAAAGTTTTatgggatgatttttttttttatcaaaaatttgatttggtttttatctgaaatttttttaagaatgaaGTATGAttgatttcagattttaaaaataaaaatagaaagaacaaaaaaaatccttataCTTTtgattagcaaaaaaaatcgaatgttcataagaaaattttactcaatttttgtagTTGAAAGGATGAGGAAACCAATAAAATTCAAGTTGATCGTAAAAAGGAATAATTctagaaatataatttttcaaagcctTTGCACTAGTTTAACTGAGAATTTTTAGGTTTGGAACctaccataaaattttttaaaagaattgaaatCAAGGTACGAGAAATTTCGAGAAAGAGCTCATATACTCTTCCTCCTTCTCCTCCCCACTGAAAAAAGACTGAAATGGAATGATAAAGGAAGAACAAACAATAGTACCTAATTTGTTTGAAGGTTCATATTTCAAACTACTCTCTTTTCCTCCTTTCCAAAAACAccgataaaaaattgaaaaatacaaaaaaattctcagaaaaaaaaacttgaaaatgtagagcttttttgaatgaaatggaagggcaaaaaattgtgaaaaagatCATCTGGAGTGTGATCTCTctgtccccccccccaaaagcaacgaaaagtgaacaaaaaatatatgtatgtatgtattaagtagctatatacttttttttcaatttaaaaatttttaaaaatatttcgtgATAAAATGACAGACATTTCAGAACAAGAAAATAAATTGGAATGGAtagtaaatgttgaaaaaacatcaCGACAAGTTGAAAACCTTTTTTCCTGTACCcactcctcaaaaaaaaaatataaaatatcacgtgatgaaattaataaaatcccataataaaattgaaataacggagtggaaaatggttcaaaaaaacCTGACGAGATGtgtttgaaaatcaacattttcgaaCTTCTAGTTCTTCCCCTCCTTCGTCTAAAAAAACTGACCAAGCAAAACAAAGTATgcgtaaacaatttttttttaattttttgctttcaaaattaattttttttttgaaatttacacccCAGAAAACGAAATGAAGGAGGtgaaagtttttgagaaaaggcCACTGGTGTGatgtgtttaaaaattaatattttaaagcTCCCCACAACTccccacttttaaaaaatactaacaaaaggtaaaaatgaaatcgaaaaaatactcaCAGAAAAAACTTACGTTTTTTTCCCAATGaggaggaaattttcaattgaatgaaactgcgaaaatttttgaaaatagactaCTAAACCCCTTCCtcccacttttttccaaaaaaattaccaacaaaaagtaaaacaaaaataaataatcaaaaaatgttgttttttaatttaaaaaaattgaaaaataatatcacGTGATGAAATTGCAATTCATTTTAATAgctacaaaattgaaatgaaaaaacgaaatattttttgaaagaggaCCGTTTGACGTGAAtgaatgttaaaaaattatgatattttcatgtcctgctccaaaaaatgaaaaaaaatcatcaatattcaaaaattcgtattaggtagtttttctcaaaattttgataatcaaGTTGAAGTTTATTTCATTTGAATggtatacgaaaaaaaatgatcaaatttgacATTAATAGGAGGGGAAAATGGGAAGGGGGGAATTGCACATTTCTTCAGAAACTTACACGTGTTTGTCCTGTTATTTCGTTTTGAAAGAAGATTTCACCTTCTTTTAAgcgaattaaaatttccaactacccccttaacttgaaaaaaatcaaggtatCTACCTAGATCTACCTGTTCTGAATCAATACGGGTCCCTGGCTAGAGGGGAAATACAAGTCCTCAAAGAgggggcatttttgaaaaaatcgggGTTTCTTCGCTCTTGCCACCACCCaacttgttttggaaaaatgtggtTAAGTTCCAAAagagtatttgagattctgcattgAGATAGGTCATtgctatcaaaatccaagaccactttttgggctccactgagcggttgaaaattttcaaatagcttGTTTTTGAGTAAAATCGTGTTTCTGCTACTGAGGAAATATTTCGGAACCCAGTTTTTAGTCATTATTaccatttcgaaaaataaaaaaaaataaataaataaaacacaaaaaatagccaaaaatttaagtattatattttttttctatttttttgaaattgactgacaacaatgaccaaaaaaatagcgtcattgcgttccaaaatatttcctcaatttcggaaacgatatctttcgatgttttggcattaTTAATACGACGAATTATTAGAAGCTTTTTGAAGAATGGAATGAGTTTTCccttgtgaatttttcaaattaaaagtttttttctgtATAGTCCTGCTTACGTACTTCCAAAATTATCAGACTAatgactcaaatttttttacataggtatttcGATCTCTACTTACAAAtatatgacattttttggattttttgaaccaCGTGGATTTCAGTATAGATCCACTTATTTTCTTATAATCAGTAGTGAAATATGAAAGGAACGAGCTGTAAAATCTGAAGAATAGGAATCGTGAATTTTGAAGCATCGCCCTTCTTTGAGCAAACTGCTTTGACAAGTGCGAGTCCCTTTAGCTTGATATCTCTTTTACGAGCCCTTGTAAATGttataattgaaaatgtttgtcCTTTGAAGCgtacaaaatgaaaagaataGCTCGCGATACTTTGTCttgaaaatattacctacctaatatttctCCAACTGCTCGATGGAGGAAattcgactttgaaaaaaatcacaatatcgTGCTCACGTTCGGTTGATGCAATATACAAATAGCAATACATCTATCAATTAGGTAGTCGTTAATTAATATATGTACGATATTCATTAAAGCGTATACGTATTTGGCAATATTGACATTTTATTTACACCCGATTGTATACGTATATTTACAGAACTTGGAAATCTCGAGGAACAGCGTGAATCAATTACTACCGATGACAAGTTCGGTGCTGGTAAAAGATTGCGACGTTTTGTTGATCAGACGTAAATCGTTCGAAGATTTACGAAGTCTGTTACGTATCAACGTCGTAAACGTACGTAATATATCGTTAGAAGAACACTCGTTCAGTTGGAACGATAGTGCCATATACGAGACATATCCTTACAACGGTATCGACATCGGTATCGAGAACTCCAGCCTAGAACTACCCAATTACACGTTTCGAGGTAGAATAGATACGATGGTTTTCACCCAGGTACGTTTCGAAAACATCAAATCGTACGCGTTCTCTAGTCTGGCCGGCAGTAAATCGATCACGTTTCGAAATTGCGACTTTATCAATGTGGAAAACCAAGCTTTCAAGAAGTTCACCTTGGACCGAATGAATATAATTGGCGGCCGGGTCAACGCCATTTTACCCAGTCGAACCCTTACCGATATCTCAATTAAGACGGAATTCCTGATTAACGGCGTTGTGTTTAATCGTATCCGAAGCTCGGCATTTCGTATCAATGGTCCTCAAACATTCCACATACAGAACTGCTACATATCGCATTTAGAAGGCGAAGCTTTCGTGGCTCGTTTACGAGGTCCGGCTTTCATAGACGATAATGTATTTCACGCCGTCGAACAAGGCGCCTTCATAGGGATCACCGTCGAAAGGGAGATATCCGATATATCTGGTCGTCAAGAATTCATATTCGAAAACAATACGATTTCGGATGTGCAAAAGTCCAGCCTGTTATTCGACATAGGCAGCTTTACACCGAAACTAGATTggatatattttaataaaatatgcGACTGCGAATC
This region of Planococcus citri chromosome 5, ihPlaCitr1.1, whole genome shotgun sequence genomic DNA includes:
- the LOC135847379 gene encoding uncharacterized protein LOC135847379, which translates into the protein MLIIKPTPPWCDMYNILLTLMAFWWFCRLCLAMKTLCDSDACQCDNIGKISCICKYPNQNLEISRNSVNQLLPMTSSVLVKDCDVLLIRRKSFEDLRSLLRINVVNVRNISLEEHSFSWNDSAIYETYPYNGIDIGIENSSLELPNYTFRGRIDTMVFTQVRFENIKSYAFSSLAGSKSITFRNCDFINVENQAFKKFTLDRMNIIGGRVNAILPSRTLTDISIKTEFLINGVVFNRIRSSAFRINGPQTFHIQNCYISHLEGEAFVARLRGPAFIDDNVFHAVEQGAFIGITVEREISDISGRQEFIFENNTISDVQKSSLLFDIGSFTPKLDWIYFNKICDCESVDHWISDVVMYSQNYPIDKVRPNILLDEIMSCKTDAQYMRLKDFKTGYCEEQAHAAFILISFAMVAVAVIILMLFFYAYWFRERRSRWMNVSQSSPLHEPVDQTFQQRSPCYEEPSTSRQRSIVTPDRRLYKETELQVIVECTEPLQECTSRIATERVTTRYEPVEYRSRSRNAGYRRNLLTSDL